A section of the Hevea brasiliensis isolate MT/VB/25A 57/8 chromosome 17, ASM3005281v1, whole genome shotgun sequence genome encodes:
- the LOC110644212 gene encoding surfeit locus protein 1, which yields MASLASTFKALRTVSTGVSVGGTGGIGTIYSLPKHWAPLSSLFCSSAAAVSSSVSETPSTSSPQPQGSDLQEKARGLRWSKWLLFLPGAITFGLGTWQIFRRQDKIKMLDYRQKRLEMEPMKFNDISTSSEQLDTLEFRRVACKGVFDEKRSIFVGPRSRSISGVTESGYYVITPLMAIPNNRESVRSPILVNRGWVPRIWKERSLEIAQDIGPPSSTQESEQSSWWKFWSKKRKVIEDQIPAITPVEVIGVVRGSEKPSVFVPENDPSSCQWFYVDVHAIAHACELPKNTIYVEDINENVSPACPYPVPKDVSSLIRSSVMPQDHLNYTLTWYSLSAAVTFMAFKRLRPKTSWR from the exons ATGGCATCACTAGCTTCCACTTTCAAAGCCCTAAGAACGGTCAGTACTGGTGTTAGTGTTGGTGGTACAGGTGGAATTGGGACCATTTATTCCCTTCCAAAGCATTGGGCTCCTTTATCTTCGTTGTTTTGCAGCTCAGCCGCTGCCGTCTCCTCTTCTGTCTCCGAAACACCTTCCACTTCCTCTCCTCAACCTCAAG GAAGTGATTTGCAAGAAAAAGCGAGAGGCTTGAGATGGTCCAAATGGTTGCTATTTCTACCTGGCGCTATCACTTTTGGCCTTGGAACTTGGCAGATTTTCAGAAGGCAAGACAAG ATCAAAATGCTGGATTATAGACAGAAGAGATTGGAAATGGAACCTATGAAGTTTAATGACATATCCACATCAAGTGAACAATTGGATACTTTGGAGTTCAGGAGAGTGGCATGCAAAggtgtttttgatgagaaaaggtcAATCTTTGTGGGTCCACGTTCTAGAAGCATATCTGGAGTGACTGAAAGTGGCTACTATGTCATTACACCACTAATGGCAATCCCCAACAACCGTGAGAG TGTGCGATCACCAATTCTGGTGAATAGAGGATGGGTCCCTCGCATTTGGAAGGAAAGATCCTTAGAAATTGCACAAGATATTGGACCACCCTCATCTACCCAAGAGAGTGAACAAAGCTCATGGTGGAAGTTTTGGTCCAAGAAGCGAAAAGTTATTGAG GATCAAATCCCAGCTATCACTCCTGTAGAAGTTATTGGAGTGGTTCGAGGGAGTGAAAAGCCTAGCGTTTTTGTTCCAGAAAATGATCCAAGCTCTTGCCAGTGGTTCTATGTTGATGTTCATGCAATCGCCCATGCTTGTGAGCTTCCTAAGAATACTATCTATGTTGAAGACATCAATGAAAATGTTAGCCCAGCATGCCCATATCCTGTTCCAAAGGATGTCAGTTCCTTGATACGCAGTTCGGTCATGCCACAAGACCATCTAAATTATACATTGACATG GTATTCTCTGTCTGCTGCTGTTACATTTATGGCTTTCAAGAGACTAAGGCCAAAAACAAGCTGGAGATAG